One genomic region from Halobacteriovorax vibrionivorans encodes:
- a CDS encoding tRNA-uridine aminocarboxypropyltransferase, protein MLKDLKDTNTYRKKCMGCSRPSTLCVCHHLRPFTLNTKFVILIHPMEAKKEKLGTGRMTHKVLGNSELIMGIDFTQDKRVNALLEDDDYYPMVLYPGEDALNISSPTEDDIKLLSKKKPLIFVIDGTWPCAKKMMKLSKNINTLPRISFSSDKESAFLIKHQPHKQALSTVESVHVLIEELGKFGVEELDGSQDSMITAFKAMVQKQIDIASDPNIPSYRGRKMNNQRVALVREKKNRSFILK, encoded by the coding sequence ATGTTAAAAGATTTAAAAGACACAAATACATATCGCAAAAAGTGCATGGGGTGTTCAAGGCCTAGCACTCTTTGCGTCTGTCATCATTTAAGGCCATTTACTTTAAATACTAAGTTTGTGATTCTTATTCATCCGATGGAGGCCAAGAAGGAAAAACTTGGTACTGGGCGAATGACTCATAAAGTTCTAGGAAATAGTGAACTCATTATGGGAATTGATTTTACTCAAGATAAGCGAGTAAACGCTTTACTTGAAGATGATGACTATTATCCAATGGTCTTATACCCAGGTGAGGATGCGCTTAATATCTCTTCTCCTACTGAAGATGATATCAAGCTTCTTTCAAAGAAGAAGCCTTTGATCTTTGTGATTGATGGAACTTGGCCTTGTGCCAAGAAGATGATGAAGCTATCAAAAAATATCAATACGCTTCCTCGTATCTCATTTTCATCAGACAAAGAGTCTGCCTTTCTCATTAAGCACCAACCTCATAAGCAGGCGCTTTCTACTGTTGAGTCGGTGCATGTCCTAATCGAAGAACTTGGAAAATTTGGTGTTGAAGAATTAGATGGAAGCCAAGACTCAATGATTACGGCCTTTAAGGCCATGGTTCAAAAGCAAATTGATATTGCCTCTGATCCAAATATCCCAAGCTATCGCGGGCGTAAAATGAACAACCAGAGGGTTGCTTTGGTGCGCGAAAAAAAGAATCGCTCCTTTATTCTCAAATAA
- a CDS encoding arsenate reductase family protein, with the protein MMKIYGIKNCDTVKKALKYLDAKGASYEFIDYKKTPPTKEDLKRWDEAFGELPANKRGPTFRKIKDEFEGATKAQQIKLLIENTSAIKRPILEKGKKTLRGFSTEEWDKVVK; encoded by the coding sequence ATGATGAAGATTTATGGAATTAAAAATTGTGACACTGTAAAAAAAGCTCTTAAGTATTTAGATGCAAAAGGTGCAAGTTACGAGTTTATTGATTATAAGAAAACTCCTCCAACTAAAGAAGATTTAAAAAGATGGGACGAAGCTTTTGGTGAGTTACCTGCAAATAAAAGAGGTCCAACATTTAGAAAGATCAAGGATGAATTTGAAGGGGCAACTAAAGCACAACAGATTAAACTTCTAATAGAAAATACATCTGCTATTAAGAGACCAATACTTGAAAAGGGTAAGAAGACATTACGTGGCTTCAGCACTGAAGAGTGGGATAAAGTAGTAAAATAA
- a CDS encoding class I SAM-dependent methyltransferase produces the protein MPCPLCLNNSTQLYAHAIQNDYFECLNCSYVFKDRNKLLEAKIEKSRYDNHNNDSVDQGYVDFLNRLILPLNERLHRPSKGLDFGCGPGPTLSLEMAKLGHDVKDYDIYYADDKSLLVEEGYDFVTSTEVWEHFYSPYEDIRRCWSLVKPGGLLGVMTYFLPEDKDKFNNWWYLRDETHVGFFNEDVFTFIAKELGASIEIINRQVVILKKDL, from the coding sequence ATGCCATGTCCACTTTGCTTAAATAATTCAACGCAGCTCTACGCGCACGCCATTCAAAATGATTATTTTGAGTGCCTTAATTGTTCTTATGTTTTTAAGGATCGCAATAAATTATTAGAAGCAAAAATTGAAAAAAGTCGTTATGACAATCATAATAATGATAGTGTCGACCAAGGATATGTGGACTTTCTCAATCGCCTAATTCTACCTTTAAATGAAAGACTTCATCGTCCTTCAAAAGGATTAGATTTTGGCTGTGGCCCTGGCCCGACTTTGTCTTTAGAGATGGCAAAACTAGGACACGATGTTAAAGATTATGATATTTACTACGCCGATGATAAGTCTCTCTTAGTTGAAGAAGGTTACGACTTTGTAACTTCCACAGAGGTTTGGGAACACTTCTATAGTCCATATGAAGATATTAGAAGATGTTGGAGTCTTGTAAAGCCTGGTGGGCTCTTAGGTGTAATGACTTACTTTCTTCCAGAAGATAAAGATAAATTTAATAATTGGTGGTATCTAAGGGATGAGACTCATGTAGGATTTTTTAATGAGGACGTCTTTACTTTTATCGCAAAAGAATTAGGTGCCAGTATTGAGATAATTAATCGACAGGTCGTTATTTTAAAAAAGGATTTATGA
- a CDS encoding YkgJ family cysteine cluster protein translates to MAKRYDSAERAQLSHELIDESLQDIIADADVNELISCRKGCSACCHTQVSVNRDEADLLAISILEDGIKIDVEKLVKQSLKKDSTEAWFEQDFQDRSCVFLDENGACKVYFDRPSVCRTNYAVSDPSACDTSNGHYQSIRLLKTKKPDLITIAAFNLSGEGGALPHMLVQAINRISQEKLTKSMKKNFKRFRLKQLKNLFNDLMM, encoded by the coding sequence ATGGCCAAGCGCTACGATTCTGCCGAACGTGCCCAACTTTCCCACGAATTAATTGATGAGTCTCTTCAGGATATAATTGCTGATGCTGATGTAAATGAATTAATCTCTTGTCGAAAGGGCTGTTCAGCATGTTGTCATACTCAGGTCTCTGTAAATCGTGATGAAGCTGATTTACTTGCAATTAGCATTTTAGAAGACGGAATAAAGATTGATGTTGAAAAATTAGTTAAGCAGTCTTTGAAAAAAGATAGTACTGAAGCTTGGTTTGAACAGGACTTCCAGGATAGGAGCTGTGTCTTCTTAGATGAAAACGGTGCTTGTAAGGTCTACTTTGATCGACCAAGTGTATGTCGTACAAATTATGCCGTTAGTGATCCAAGCGCTTGTGATACAAGCAATGGCCACTACCAATCGATTCGCCTATTAAAGACTAAAAAGCCAGACTTAATAACGATAGCTGCTTTTAACTTAAGTGGGGAAGGGGGAGCTCTTCCACATATGCTTGTCCAGGCAATCAATAGAATCTCTCAAGAAAAACTAACGAAATCAATGAAGAAAAACTTCAAAAGGTTTAGGCTAAAGCAGCTTAAAAACCTTTTCAATGACCTAATGATGTAA
- a CDS encoding TolC family protein — MNIFKYLCQGLSSSILLVLLINQSIHAETITVNEETLVNWAGQENFNRLRISLDELAKKQERAKYDENFGFTFDAEANYQETKEQSFVQFIPVSSPVADFKAKLSKNSKYGLQYGVVMNSNQVTNNLYKDGTTTSAGAFLALDLYKDFLGSTSRVQDKSLLVQEEISKRQRSISEHTFIQEVRKLYWKIVANNESTKIARALLKTTKKLEKDTRKRFQSNIADKGDLARISSQVEARNGQLYLLEFERNELIKTLKSLFPDKLGGKDLRLANYNLDNTVNDVMACTQKIAQHMTSLPLEYTQYDEILGLLQKDLELSREVNKNYDKSNLKLISQFEVVGKDYSYSDSFKKLSDEGDSRFSVGLQWTMPIGGEKDKTKAIQDEIIRRRNLADSQEVKGKLDAFHAQTLRSVLTLQNVIRAQKRNAKHLRETLKDSKRKFSQARLTSQDLLIDENQLLNSNLDEISTKYQVIETIINYFTVFNQIPCKLNKRAQL; from the coding sequence ATGAATATTTTCAAGTACTTATGCCAAGGATTATCATCTTCGATTCTCCTCGTACTATTAATCAATCAAAGTATCCACGCAGAGACCATTACTGTTAACGAAGAAACATTAGTAAACTGGGCCGGCCAAGAGAATTTTAATCGCTTAAGGATATCTCTTGATGAATTAGCAAAGAAGCAAGAAAGGGCCAAGTATGATGAGAACTTTGGTTTTACTTTTGATGCCGAAGCAAATTATCAGGAAACAAAAGAGCAATCCTTTGTTCAATTTATTCCAGTAAGCTCTCCTGTGGCAGACTTTAAAGCAAAGTTATCAAAGAACTCAAAGTACGGACTTCAGTACGGTGTTGTGATGAATAGTAATCAAGTAACAAATAATCTCTATAAAGATGGGACAACAACATCAGCTGGAGCCTTTTTAGCTTTAGATCTTTATAAGGATTTCCTGGGTTCAACTTCTCGAGTACAAGATAAGAGCCTTTTAGTACAAGAAGAAATATCTAAAAGACAAAGATCAATTTCAGAGCATACTTTTATTCAAGAAGTTAGAAAGCTCTACTGGAAGATTGTGGCCAATAATGAATCCACAAAAATTGCACGTGCTCTTTTAAAAACAACAAAGAAACTCGAAAAAGATACAAGAAAGAGATTTCAAAGCAACATTGCTGACAAAGGTGATCTTGCTCGAATTAGCTCACAAGTTGAAGCACGTAATGGGCAACTCTATCTTTTAGAGTTTGAACGAAACGAGTTGATCAAAACTTTAAAGTCACTCTTTCCAGATAAATTAGGTGGTAAAGATCTTAGATTAGCAAATTATAATCTTGATAATACAGTTAATGATGTCATGGCCTGTACGCAGAAAATAGCACAACACATGACTTCCCTTCCTCTTGAATACACACAATACGATGAGATTCTTGGCCTTCTTCAAAAAGATTTAGAACTTTCAAGAGAAGTTAATAAGAATTATGACAAATCAAATCTCAAGCTAATTTCGCAATTTGAAGTTGTCGGGAAAGACTATAGTTATTCAGATAGCTTCAAAAAACTTTCAGATGAAGGAGATAGCCGTTTCTCAGTAGGTCTTCAATGGACAATGCCAATCGGTGGAGAAAAAGATAAAACAAAGGCCATCCAAGACGAAATTATTAGAAGAAGAAACCTAGCTGATTCACAAGAGGTAAAAGGGAAACTAGATGCATTTCATGCTCAAACATTAAGATCAGTTCTAACTCTTCAAAATGTAATTCGTGCACAAAAAAGAAATGCGAAACATCTTAGAGAAACGTTAAAAGATTCTAAGAGAAAATTTAGTCAGGCCCGTCTAACTTCACAAGATCTATTAATTGATGAGAACCAACTCCTAAATTCAAATCTTGATGAAATTAGTACTAAGTACCAAGTAATCGAAACAATTATTAATTATTTTACAGTTTTTAATCAAATTCCATGTAAGTTAAACAAAAGAGCACAACTATGA
- a CDS encoding efflux RND transporter permease subunit has translation MSLVSKFFIENHKFTIVVTFFLLIYGLMGLNKMTAESYPTVSFATAVVTTVYDGASANDIEIKITKPIEDEIRTVSGVKDVKSTSQAGLSKIVIRVDMDNVDSVDDVMSDLQKAVDRVSDLPTDLQDAPLFQEVNSEEIPVYQIALVGPNNIRERDALADVLKEDIEDIKAVKGVTLDGFSKRRFEIILDLKKLNQMHIGIDEVLNKLRLRNVNIPGGTLKSEDDQKLVRIEAKVQNVEQLRNILIRSNFSGSNIFLKDVAKVVDGKEERKVITSYNGEEATLITISKKAGEDTIQMVEKIKEHMKEFEKRYPEYKFYVYNNEEIKVVNKLEVLASNAISGLLLVVFFLFIFLPGRIGLLASFSLPLAVFGTLGFMPDYGLTLNAMTILALVIALGMLVDNSVVISENFTRLMTEEGYSAKDAALKSVKSLWLPITGTAMTTIAAFLPMLVTKGIMGQFIKAIPIIVTASLILSLIESFFLLPMRLAKYSGSAKKTGKEKKADWFAKFQSKFESLMTVVVRHRYISVFFFTSVIIGSLVFMAVGNKFILFPADQTEIYLVRYEAKRGTPVEQTEEYMLTISKKIKEKIGEQAKHIVGFAGKASVGFSDPKDKEGNNVGLIFVYVNDYAKFNIAETVMLKKLREIKMPELKSLTFESQVNGPPVGEDIQGTFRSNSFEQLDKIIGEISNELGQINGVLDLKTDDVFGDEEVYVDIDYVKADQLGVTASQIGNAVRSAVAGSIASTVTLDNKDVDLEVRFKKALRGKPSDILNIKVMDNRGNLIPLSSVAKVRKEEGTPNVKRYDFKRAKTLIGSVDNINTTSAAANSKLKEIFERVSSKYPGVSLRFGGAAESTAESLQSLAEAGVLAIIAIFAILVFLFKSFLRPMIIMMTIPLGFIGFSIAFATPILSGYPDRSRPISFLALIGIIGLAGIIVNSGIVLISFIDELRQEGKLSLDEILVKASGLRLRAVLVTSLTTVSGLLPTAYGIGGSDAMLVPMTMSMAWGLTSGTIMTLIFIPCAYAIIEDVTIFGERIKNKLFKKEKVEVESEEEITTDVTAEKVEV, from the coding sequence ATGAGTCTTGTATCAAAATTCTTTATAGAGAATCATAAATTTACAATCGTTGTTACCTTCTTCCTCTTAATCTATGGATTAATGGGACTAAATAAAATGACGGCCGAATCTTATCCGACAGTTTCCTTTGCAACTGCTGTTGTGACAACAGTTTATGATGGTGCATCGGCAAATGACATAGAGATTAAGATCACAAAACCGATTGAAGATGAAATCAGAACTGTCTCAGGAGTAAAGGACGTTAAGTCAACTTCACAGGCAGGGCTATCTAAAATTGTAATACGTGTTGATATGGATAATGTTGATAGCGTCGATGACGTTATGAGCGATTTACAAAAGGCGGTTGATCGAGTTTCAGACTTACCGACAGATCTTCAAGATGCTCCTCTCTTTCAAGAAGTTAATTCAGAAGAGATTCCAGTATATCAAATTGCACTTGTTGGACCAAATAATATACGAGAAAGAGATGCACTGGCTGATGTTCTGAAAGAAGATATTGAAGATATCAAGGCCGTTAAAGGTGTTACTCTTGATGGATTTTCTAAAAGAAGATTTGAAATTATTCTAGACCTTAAGAAATTAAACCAAATGCATATTGGAATTGATGAAGTTTTAAATAAGTTAAGACTTCGAAATGTTAATATTCCAGGTGGGACACTTAAATCAGAAGATGATCAAAAGCTTGTTCGTATTGAAGCGAAAGTTCAAAACGTGGAGCAACTTCGTAATATTTTAATTCGCTCTAACTTCTCTGGTTCAAATATCTTCCTAAAAGATGTGGCAAAGGTTGTTGATGGTAAAGAAGAGAGAAAAGTTATTACTTCTTATAATGGAGAAGAAGCTACTTTAATTACAATCTCTAAAAAAGCTGGTGAAGACACAATTCAAATGGTTGAAAAGATCAAAGAACATATGAAGGAATTTGAAAAGAGATATCCTGAATATAAGTTCTACGTTTATAACAACGAAGAGATTAAAGTTGTAAATAAATTAGAAGTACTTGCTTCTAACGCAATTTCTGGTTTATTGCTGGTCGTTTTCTTCCTCTTTATCTTTTTACCAGGAAGAATTGGTTTACTCGCTAGTTTCTCTCTCCCTCTAGCAGTATTTGGTACTCTAGGATTTATGCCTGACTATGGCCTAACGTTAAACGCTATGACTATTCTAGCACTCGTTATTGCCCTTGGTATGCTTGTTGATAATAGTGTTGTTATCAGTGAGAACTTTACAAGATTGATGACTGAAGAAGGATATAGTGCAAAAGATGCAGCCCTAAAGAGTGTTAAGTCACTATGGCTTCCTATTACAGGGACGGCCATGACGACAATTGCGGCCTTCCTGCCAATGCTTGTTACAAAAGGAATCATGGGACAATTTATTAAGGCAATCCCTATTATTGTTACCGCTTCTTTAATACTTTCTTTAATCGAGTCTTTTTTCTTACTTCCAATGAGACTTGCAAAATACTCAGGTTCAGCAAAGAAGACAGGTAAAGAAAAGAAAGCTGATTGGTTTGCAAAGTTTCAATCAAAATTTGAAAGCTTAATGACTGTTGTAGTTAGACACCGTTATATTTCGGTATTCTTCTTCACTTCAGTTATTATCGGTTCATTAGTCTTCATGGCAGTTGGTAATAAGTTTATTCTCTTCCCTGCGGATCAAACTGAAATCTACCTAGTTCGCTATGAAGCCAAAAGAGGAACTCCAGTTGAGCAAACTGAAGAATATATGCTTACAATAAGCAAAAAAATTAAAGAAAAGATTGGTGAGCAGGCCAAGCATATTGTTGGTTTTGCAGGAAAAGCTTCAGTTGGATTTTCAGACCCAAAGGATAAAGAGGGAAATAACGTTGGTCTAATCTTTGTCTATGTGAATGACTATGCCAAATTTAATATTGCTGAAACAGTAATGTTAAAGAAGTTACGTGAAATCAAGATGCCAGAGCTAAAGTCTCTAACTTTTGAATCTCAAGTAAATGGACCTCCTGTAGGTGAAGATATCCAAGGTACCTTCAGATCTAATAGTTTTGAACAACTTGATAAAATCATTGGAGAGATCTCTAATGAACTCGGCCAAATCAATGGAGTCCTAGATCTTAAAACTGATGATGTATTTGGTGATGAAGAAGTTTACGTTGATATTGACTATGTAAAAGCTGATCAATTAGGTGTAACAGCATCTCAAATTGGTAATGCAGTTAGGTCGGCAGTCGCAGGAAGTATTGCAAGTACAGTAACTCTTGATAATAAAGATGTTGATCTTGAAGTAAGATTTAAGAAGGCCCTTCGCGGAAAACCAAGTGATATCTTAAATATCAAAGTTATGGATAATCGTGGCAATCTCATTCCTCTAAGCTCTGTTGCAAAAGTGAGAAAAGAAGAAGGGACACCAAATGTTAAGAGATATGACTTTAAACGAGCAAAAACGCTTATTGGTTCTGTTGATAATATAAATACAACATCAGCTGCTGCAAACTCTAAATTAAAAGAGATCTTTGAAAGAGTATCTTCAAAATATCCTGGGGTATCACTACGTTTTGGTGGTGCTGCAGAAAGTACAGCGGAGTCTCTACAGTCACTAGCTGAAGCTGGTGTGCTAGCAATTATTGCGATTTTTGCGATCTTAGTATTCTTATTTAAGAGTTTTTTAAGGCCAATGATCATTATGATGACAATACCACTAGGCTTTATTGGTTTTTCAATTGCTTTTGCAACACCAATTCTAAGTGGTTACCCTGATCGATCACGTCCTATTAGCTTCCTGGCCCTTATTGGTATTATTGGACTTGCTGGTATTATTGTAAATTCAGGGATTGTTCTAATTAGTTTCATTGACGAGCTAAGACAAGAAGGTAAATTGAGTCTCGATGAAATCCTTGTTAAGGCTTCTGGACTAAGGCTAAGAGCAGTACTTGTAACTTCACTTACAACTGTTTCAGGTCTATTACCGACGGCTTACGGAATCGGTGGTTCTGATGCGATGCTTGTGCCAATGACAATGTCAATGGCATGGGGTCTTACTTCAGGAACGATAATGACTCTAATCTTCATTCCTTGTGCATATGCAATTATTGAAGATGTCACAATATTTGGAGAAAGGATTAAAAATAAATTATTCAAAAAAGAAAAAGTCGAAGTCGAATCAGAAGAAGAAATAACAACAGATGTAACCGCTGAAAAGGTTGAGGTATAA
- a CDS encoding TetR/AcrR family transcriptional regulator has translation MTISTKETILQVASQLFADSGYDNTSVRDIAKGADVNISAINYHFKSKVGLFAEVLNHNIETLRSQFTELYSVATSTEDCAVRIYSHFEKESNTFYNSMKMFLVNNLPLEEDIIPKSCSGEQKGPPGTEILMEMIRKEIDFKGEETLLLWAARNIMHNIIIISLVSQSSFVKMMNKEVAHFSEEEKIESIRRNVRSTLNFIR, from the coding sequence ATGACTATTTCAACTAAAGAAACCATATTACAAGTAGCAAGCCAGTTATTTGCAGACAGTGGCTACGATAATACTTCTGTTCGTGATATTGCAAAAGGAGCAGACGTAAATATATCTGCTATTAATTACCACTTTAAATCTAAGGTAGGTCTTTTTGCTGAGGTATTAAATCACAATATTGAAACCTTAAGGTCTCAATTCACAGAACTCTACTCTGTTGCAACATCAACTGAAGATTGTGCTGTTAGAATCTACTCTCACTTTGAAAAAGAAAGTAACACTTTCTATAATTCAATGAAGATGTTTCTAGTAAATAATCTTCCCTTAGAAGAAGATATTATTCCTAAATCATGTTCAGGTGAACAAAAAGGTCCTCCAGGAACAGAGATTCTCATGGAGATGATTAGGAAAGAGATCGACTTCAAGGGAGAAGAAACCCTTCTTCTATGGGCCGCTAGAAATATTATGCACAATATAATCATTATCTCTTTAGTCTCTCAGTCTTCTTTTGTGAAGATGATGAATAAAGAGGTTGCTCACTTCTCAGAAGAGGAAAAAATTGAGTCTATCCGAAGAAATGTGCGTTCAACTTTAAATTTTATCAGATAA
- a CDS encoding class II glutamine amidotransferase — protein sequence MCRLFGFRSVILSQVHQSLVQADNALEVQSREHPHGWGVAYYVRNSPHIIKSTSAALEDKIFKKVSGVVSSQTVLGHIRKATIGETNILNTHPFQYGHWTFAHNGNIKNFDKHREKIIEHIPEYFQKFILGTTDSETLFYFILSKVSKDINLSTEEINIEEFTNIINEAINELIEIVGDLNFDEDAPPTENFVSFIITNGNLMLAFNGGKKLYYSTYKNKCLDRDTCSSYSPECEAPTKTGFVNHLIFSSEPLSGDNIWIDLGPKEILGIDYKMKIFKKTLD from the coding sequence ATGTGTCGATTATTTGGATTTAGATCAGTAATATTAAGTCAAGTTCACCAAAGTCTAGTTCAGGCCGATAATGCCCTTGAAGTGCAAAGTCGTGAACATCCACACGGCTGGGGAGTCGCATACTATGTTAGAAACTCTCCACATATTATCAAATCTACATCTGCTGCCTTGGAAGATAAGATCTTTAAAAAGGTATCTGGCGTCGTTTCTTCACAAACAGTATTAGGTCACATAAGAAAAGCAACTATTGGGGAAACCAATATTCTAAACACTCACCCATTTCAATATGGCCACTGGACTTTCGCCCATAACGGAAATATTAAAAATTTTGATAAGCACAGAGAAAAGATTATTGAACATATCCCTGAGTATTTTCAAAAGTTTATTTTAGGAACCACTGATAGTGAAACCCTCTTCTATTTCATACTTAGTAAGGTCTCAAAAGATATCAATTTAAGTACTGAAGAAATAAATATCGAAGAGTTTACAAATATTATTAACGAAGCAATTAATGAACTAATAGAGATTGTTGGTGATTTAAACTTTGATGAAGATGCTCCACCGACAGAAAACTTCGTTTCATTCATTATTACGAATGGGAACCTAATGTTAGCATTTAATGGTGGAAAGAAGCTCTACTACTCAACATACAAGAATAAATGTCTTGATCGCGATACTTGTAGTAGTTACTCTCCAGAATGTGAAGCACCAACTAAAACAGGCTTTGTTAATCACTTAATTTTTTCAAGTGAACCACTCTCTGGTGATAATATTTGGATTGATCTAGGGCCTAAGGAAATTCTAGGTATCGATTATAAAATGAAGATTTTTAAAAAGACATTAGACTAA
- a CDS encoding tellurite resistance TerB family protein: MRKEDAIILMCHEVCEDLHINKVLRKNFFAYFYSWVFLSYNEVEKKVDELDKSQNFFDRWKSSFKYLNSICDYEEKLQLFSRLFEIFAVKLKNSKAPKVLHEAFVSLEIKDKDFEKLKDTFYKIQYFRKSGLRDYSNALLFSLMISYSNDGVLDESEFSYLRNLLRSICDHMPNIPIHSFDIKNVLAVNAYSEEEIKKLSQEVIAAIKSDGNVDRKELAAMKSVIKKMHLGEFHDDEWETIAPFLSLIILLADGEISEKEEDWFLSHYKGFEIKTIEQAFWLHSILIQSPKVFKDNYKFIKTISGSKGPLFDMTNMLFLTFAKHFLSLDQKRIDVLADFFKDGREKDVIKDIDEIVAGKVVEEEILLIINLVLNDRYDLNKINEYLNQKYIERVFKGIKKEDSKLKYLAICHIIFADEEISSSEYKALWDSFKESRLDPELLETVLYDFSLCRMKIYKMDKYYKYLS, encoded by the coding sequence TTGAGAAAGGAAGATGCAATCATATTAATGTGTCATGAAGTTTGTGAGGACTTGCACATCAATAAGGTTCTTAGAAAGAACTTCTTTGCATATTTCTATTCATGGGTTTTCTTATCATATAATGAAGTAGAGAAGAAAGTTGATGAGCTTGATAAGTCTCAAAACTTCTTTGATCGCTGGAAAAGCTCATTTAAGTATCTAAATTCAATCTGTGATTACGAGGAAAAACTTCAGCTCTTTAGTCGTTTATTTGAAATTTTCGCAGTTAAGCTTAAAAACTCCAAAGCTCCTAAAGTATTGCATGAAGCCTTTGTATCGTTAGAGATAAAAGATAAGGACTTTGAAAAACTTAAGGATACTTTCTATAAAATACAGTATTTTAGAAAATCAGGATTAAGAGACTATTCGAATGCTCTTTTATTTTCGTTAATGATCTCATATTCAAATGATGGGGTTTTAGATGAGTCCGAGTTTTCGTATTTAAGAAACTTATTAAGATCAATATGTGATCATATGCCAAATATACCAATTCATTCTTTCGATATTAAAAATGTATTAGCAGTAAATGCTTACTCTGAAGAAGAAATCAAGAAGCTTTCTCAAGAAGTTATCGCTGCAATTAAATCAGATGGTAACGTTGATAGAAAAGAATTGGCCGCTATGAAGTCTGTTATTAAGAAGATGCATCTAGGTGAATTTCATGATGATGAGTGGGAGACAATTGCGCCATTCTTATCTCTCATAATTCTACTTGCAGATGGTGAAATCTCTGAGAAAGAAGAGGATTGGTTCTTAAGTCATTATAAGGGCTTTGAAATCAAAACAATTGAGCAAGCTTTTTGGTTACATAGCATTTTGATTCAATCACCTAAAGTATTCAAAGATAATTATAAATTCATCAAAACAATTTCCGGTAGCAAAGGACCATTATTTGATATGACAAATATGTTATTTCTAACCTTTGCAAAACACTTCTTATCTCTTGATCAGAAGAGAATCGATGTACTTGCTGACTTTTTCAAAGATGGTAGAGAAAAAGATGTAATAAAAGATATCGATGAGATCGTTGCAGGAAAAGTTGTTGAAGAAGAAATTCTTTTAATTATAAACCTTGTCTTAAATGACCGTTATGATCTAAATAAGATTAATGAGTATTTAAATCAAAAGTACATTGAGAGAGTTTTTAAAGGGATTAAGAAAGAGGACTCAAAGCTTAAGTATTTAGCGATCTGTCATATTATCTTTGCAGATGAAGAGATCAGTTCTTCTGAGTATAAAGCTCTCTGGGACTCATTTAAAGAGTCTCGACTTGATCCTGAGTTACTTGAAACGGTACTATATGACTTTTCTTTATGTCGTATGAAAATTTATAAGATGGATAAGTATTATAAGTACCTATCTTAG